A window from Cellulomonas sp. C5510 encodes these proteins:
- a CDS encoding DUF2304 domain-containing protein — protein sequence MSGYWFAVGACIALLVFLVVLLRTRRLREKYAIAWIVVGVGICVFGAFPGVVSALARLVGVQTPSNLLFALASIVLLLVCIQLSSEITTLEEETRTLTEEVALLRFDLERLAAGLAAAPDETATPPVPGQLPSDGPDPAP from the coding sequence GTGAGCGGCTACTGGTTCGCGGTGGGCGCGTGCATCGCCCTCCTGGTGTTCCTCGTGGTGCTGCTGCGCACCCGCCGGCTGCGCGAGAAGTACGCGATCGCCTGGATCGTCGTCGGCGTGGGCATCTGCGTCTTCGGCGCGTTCCCCGGCGTCGTCAGCGCCCTCGCCCGCCTGGTCGGCGTCCAGACGCCCAGCAACCTGCTGTTCGCCCTCGCCTCGATCGTCCTCCTGCTGGTGTGCATCCAGCTCAGCTCGGAGATCACGACGCTGGAGGAGGAGACCCGCACGCTGACCGAGGAGGTCGCGCTGCTGCGGTTCGACCTCGAGCGGCTCGCCGCCGGACTCGCGGCCGCGCCCGACGAGACCGCCACGCCTCCGGTCCCGGGCCAGCTCCCGTCGGACGGTCCGGACCCGGCACCGTGA